The Streptomyces sp. NBC_00775 genome includes the window TGTCGCCTTGACCGTGATCAGGCATGCGTCGACGGGTTCGCGCAGCTCGGTGTCCGCCTCCACCCGGGCCGTGAAGTCGCCGAAGTGCTCGCTGCGTACCCGGATGCCGTCCGCGGCCAGCGCCCGCGCGGTCTCGTCCCCGGCCAGGCAGATCACCCGGTGCCCGGCGCGCGCCAGGAGCGCGGCGAGCAGACCGCCGACACCGCCCGGGCCCAGTACCGCCACCGTGAGCCGGTCATTCGCCATGATTCCTCGCTTCTCGCCGCCGGAGCCCCCGAACGAGGGCCCGGCGATGATCACAAGGGGCGGACATCCGAGTCAATCCTCGGAAGAGCTTGCCCAACCCCAAGGAAATACTGGGGTGATGAGGGAGTTGAGGCGGTGAGAAGGAGTTACGGCAGCTGTACGGAAGCCCCCGGCTCCAGCAGGTGCAGCCGGTCCGTGAGCCCGGCCTCCGCGAAGGCCTTCGTCAGCGTGGAGCCGTCCTGGGTGAAGTGGCCCCAGTGCTCGAAGTGCAGCGGCACGACATGGCCGGCGCCGAGAATCTCGGCCGCGCGCGCCGCGTCGTCGCTCGTCAGGGTCAGCGGGGCGTCCGGCACCAGCGGCGTGCGGGCAGCGCCCGCGAACAGCACGGCCACGTCGAACGGACCCTCCCGGCCGGCGATGTCACGTACGACGTCCAGGGAGGCGTTGTCGCCGCTCACGTACACCTTGGGCAGCCCGTCCCCGGACAGCACGAAGCCGGTCACCTCACCCACGATCGGCTCCGAGCCGTCGGGGCCGTGCTGCGCGGGCACGGCAGTCACCCGCAGCACGCCGCCGTCGGGGCGCGGCAGCTCGACGTGCTCCCAGGAGGGCAGCGCCCGCACCGGCGCGCCGATACGGTCGTACGCCGATGCCGTCGACAGGGTCACGGGGGCGCCCGCGAGATACGTACGCCCCGACGTGTCGAGGTTGTCCGGGTGCTGGTCGTGCGAGAGCAGGACGGCGTCGACCACGCCGATCTCCGCGGCCTGGAGCGCGGGTCCGGCCGTCTTCACCAGCTTGCGGGCGCCGATGGGGTAGTCGCCGGGAGCGTCGAAGGTCGGGTCGGTGAGCAGGCGTACCCCGCCGAGCTCGATGACGGCCGTCGGACCGCCGACGTAAGTGATCTTCACAGTGGTCATGCTCTGCACAATCGGCGGATGCGCGGCCCTATTCCCGGTTCGATTCCCGGTCCTCTGCCGGTCCTCTGCCGGTCCTATTCCGGTCCAATTCCCGGGCCAGGACGGCGGCGGACGCGCGAGACTGGACGTATGTGCCGCAGTATCAAGACGCTCCGACCGCCCGCGATCCCCGACGAGGCCACCGAGGAGGAGATCCGCGCCGCCGCTCTCCAGTACGTCCGCAAAGTGTCGGGC containing:
- a CDS encoding MBL fold metallo-hydrolase produces the protein MTTVKITYVGGPTAVIELGGVRLLTDPTFDAPGDYPIGARKLVKTAGPALQAAEIGVVDAVLLSHDQHPDNLDTSGRTYLAGAPVTLSTASAYDRIGAPVRALPSWEHVELPRPDGGVLRVTAVPAQHGPDGSEPIVGEVTGFVLSGDGLPKVYVSGDNASLDVVRDIAGREGPFDVAVLFAGAARTPLVPDAPLTLTSDDAARAAEILGAGHVVPLHFEHWGHFTQDGSTLTKAFAEAGLTDRLHLLEPGASVQLP